One Bradyrhizobium zhanjiangense DNA segment encodes these proteins:
- a CDS encoding DJ-1/PfpI family protein has translation MSWRILAWTALGGMALLVAIGGTWLLLLPGTPASGTAPAISRDEAEATLAALKPPKRKRPLIAIVGINDMSETTDYLMPYGILARANVADVLTLATQPGPVTLYPALRVQPHATIAEFDAAHPDGADYVIVPAMSRDDDAVALQWIRSQAGKGAIVIGVCVGATVVANTGLLDGKRATTHWYSVRDLQKHSTIRYTADRRLVVDQGVATTTGISASMPMALTLIEAIADRAKAEAVARDIGLAAWDARHRSDAFSFTRPFALTAIANTLAFWNREQLGIALTSDVDEVSLALIADAWSRTYRSRALTFAATAQARTSRGGLGILPDRIADDWPAQQALPGAGTSPPAQALNETLRAIDARYGSRTADFVAMQLEYPKPD, from the coding sequence ATGAGCTGGCGCATTCTGGCGTGGACCGCCCTCGGCGGCATGGCATTGCTGGTGGCGATCGGCGGAACCTGGCTGCTCCTGCTGCCGGGTACGCCGGCATCGGGAACCGCGCCTGCGATCTCCAGAGACGAGGCCGAGGCGACGCTGGCGGCGCTGAAACCGCCGAAACGAAAGCGACCCCTGATCGCCATCGTCGGCATCAACGACATGAGCGAGACCACCGACTATCTGATGCCCTACGGCATCCTCGCGCGGGCGAACGTCGCCGACGTCCTCACCCTGGCGACGCAGCCGGGACCTGTCACGCTCTATCCCGCACTGAGGGTGCAGCCGCATGCGACCATCGCCGAGTTCGACGCCGCGCACCCCGACGGCGCCGATTACGTCATCGTGCCCGCGATGAGCCGCGACGACGACGCAGTCGCCCTGCAGTGGATCAGGAGCCAGGCCGGCAAGGGCGCGATCGTGATCGGCGTCTGCGTCGGCGCCACGGTCGTTGCCAACACCGGGCTGCTCGACGGCAAGCGGGCCACGACGCATTGGTATTCCGTACGAGATCTGCAGAAGCATTCGACGATCCGCTATACGGCCGACCGCAGACTGGTCGTCGACCAGGGCGTCGCGACGACCACCGGAATCAGCGCATCCATGCCGATGGCCCTCACCCTGATCGAGGCCATTGCCGATCGGGCCAAGGCCGAGGCGGTCGCCCGCGACATCGGCCTTGCGGCGTGGGATGCGCGCCACCGCAGCGACGCGTTCAGCTTCACGCGCCCCTTCGCGCTGACGGCGATCGCGAACACGCTCGCCTTCTGGAACCGCGAGCAGCTCGGAATCGCATTGACCTCTGATGTCGACGAGGTCTCGCTCGCACTGATCGCCGATGCATGGTCGCGGACCTATCGCTCACGCGCCCTCACCTTCGCCGCCACGGCGCAGGCGCGCACGAGCCGCGGAGGCCTCGGCATCCTGCCGGATCGGATCGCTGACGATTGGCCGGCGCAGCAGGCGCTGCCGGGAGCCGGCACCTCCCCGCCGGCACAGGCGCTGAACGAAACGCTGCGTGCGATCGACGCGCGCTACGGATCGCGCACGGCCGACTTCGTGGCGATGCAGCTGGAATATCCGAAGCCGGATTGA
- a CDS encoding PAS domain-containing protein: MKHPSSREFFAYWDDKRGTARAPDRADIDPAAVRDLLGDIFVLSCEQHLGFPFRVAGTRVCALAGGDLKDQSFTALFTQASRGEIEEITTIVADETLGAIAGVTATRENGSKAHLELLLLPFNARPHTPVSVTGVLAPFDDECGALGPFTLSSWRYLHQPEKLLPRAIRKLQIARGLMVYEGLR, from the coding sequence ATGAAACATCCGTCAAGCCGCGAGTTCTTCGCGTATTGGGACGACAAGCGCGGCACGGCGCGGGCCCCTGACCGCGCCGACATCGATCCGGCCGCGGTCCGTGACCTGCTCGGCGACATCTTCGTGCTGTCCTGCGAGCAGCACCTCGGCTTCCCGTTCCGCGTCGCCGGCACACGCGTGTGCGCGCTCGCCGGAGGCGATCTCAAGGACCAGAGCTTTACGGCGCTGTTCACACAAGCCAGCCGCGGCGAGATCGAGGAGATCACCACGATTGTCGCCGACGAGACGTTGGGTGCGATCGCCGGCGTCACGGCCACACGCGAGAACGGCAGCAAGGCGCATCTCGAGCTGCTGCTGCTCCCCTTCAATGCCCGTCCGCATACGCCTGTCAGCGTGACCGGCGTGCTCGCTCCGTTCGACGACGAATGCGGCGCGCTCGGCCCCTTCACCCTGAGCTCCTGGCGCTATCTGCATCAGCCGGAGAAACTGCTGCCGCGCGCGATCCGCAAATTGCAGATCGCACGCGGGCTGATGGTGTATGAGGGCCTGCGGTAG
- a CDS encoding rhomboid family intramembrane serine protease, with the protein MDSPQNSPPQDSPDLPAVQEAPREPILTLPVALTAYIALLALIHLRVLLPPEIENWTIDVFGFIPKRYDSSLLNLQIPGGAGAKVWTFVTYSLLHANLTHLGFNVLWLLPFGSALARRFGAIRFFVFMAVTAAAGALAHLVTHEHAVAPMIGASASVSGAMAAAIRFAFARGSFLSFSRSDADTAAKVPALPLSRALRDGRVVGFLSVWFGLNIIFGVGAIGVDAETTSVAWQAHIGGFFAGLLLFALFDPVPRVRSDAADASSQDVSDRI; encoded by the coding sequence TTGGATTCCCCGCAAAATTCTCCGCCGCAGGATTCTCCGGATCTGCCGGCCGTCCAGGAGGCGCCGCGCGAGCCGATCCTGACGCTTCCCGTGGCGCTGACCGCCTATATCGCCCTGCTGGCGCTGATCCATCTGCGGGTGCTGCTGCCGCCGGAGATCGAGAACTGGACCATCGACGTCTTCGGGTTCATCCCGAAGCGCTACGATTCCTCGCTGCTCAATTTGCAGATCCCGGGCGGGGCGGGTGCGAAGGTCTGGACCTTCGTCACCTATTCGCTGTTGCACGCCAATTTGACCCATCTCGGCTTCAACGTGCTGTGGTTGCTGCCGTTCGGCAGTGCGCTGGCGCGGCGCTTCGGCGCCATCAGGTTCTTCGTGTTCATGGCGGTGACGGCGGCGGCCGGCGCGCTCGCCCATCTCGTCACCCATGAGCATGCGGTGGCGCCGATGATCGGCGCCTCGGCCTCGGTGTCGGGGGCGATGGCGGCGGCGATCCGCTTCGCCTTCGCCCGCGGCAGCTTCCTGTCGTTCAGCCGTTCGGACGCCGATACCGCCGCAAAGGTTCCGGCGCTGCCGCTGTCGCGCGCGCTGCGCGACGGACGGGTCGTCGGCTTCCTCAGCGTTTGGTTCGGCCTCAACATCATCTTCGGTGTCGGTGCGATCGGCGTCGATGCCGAAACCACGAGCGTGGCCTGGCAGGCGCATATCGGCGGCTTCTTCGCAGGGCTCCTGCTGTTCGCGCTGTTCGATCCCGTGCCGCGCGTGCGAAGCGATGCTGCGGATGCGTCATCACAGGACGTTTCAGACCGAATTTGA
- a CDS encoding CBS domain-containing protein, whose protein sequence is MTVRSILNTKGHQIMSVEPDVKLSAAIKLLVEKKIGAVLVMNQSRLEGILSERDIVRVLGERGAGVLEEPVAEVMTRKVVACKETDTVAELMEMMTTGKFRHLPVIENGKVVGLISIGDIVKRRVQEYEAEQEALRDYIKTA, encoded by the coding sequence ATGACGGTACGTTCCATTCTCAACACCAAGGGCCATCAGATCATGAGCGTCGAGCCCGACGTCAAGCTGTCGGCCGCGATCAAGCTGCTCGTTGAGAAGAAGATCGGTGCGGTGCTGGTGATGAACCAGAGCCGGCTCGAAGGCATCCTGTCCGAGCGAGACATCGTGCGCGTGCTCGGCGAGCGCGGCGCCGGCGTCCTGGAGGAGCCGGTCGCAGAGGTCATGACCCGCAAGGTCGTCGCCTGCAAGGAGACCGATACGGTCGCCGAACTCATGGAGATGATGACGACAGGCAAGTTCCGCCATCTGCCCGTGATCGAGAATGGCAAGGTGGTTGGCCTGATCTCGATCGGCGACATCGTCAAGCGCCGCGTCCAGGAATACGAGGCCGAGCAGGAAGCCCTGCGCGACTACATCAAGACCGCCTGA
- a CDS encoding patatin-like phospholipase family protein codes for MLDILKGRGANGSNGEKVGEKVGLGSIRRPVIGLALGGGAARGFAHIGIIRTLLANGIVPDVVVGTSIGAVVGGAYAAGQLDTLEEWGRSLQGMRNILGYLDIRLNGSGLIGGEKLATRLEEAVGQTLIEDLPAKFASVATEVRTGHEIWLTRGRVVDAMRASYALPGIFSPVLIGDRWLVDGALVNPVPVSAARALGAEIVIAANLSSDIFTHSTTIYSHGAMPTPVAPVAEETTTKRRFPRLFSPEKTMKREFFGGGGRPGISSVMVDAFNIMQDRITRARLAGDPPDMLITPRVGQFGWFDFHRAEDLIAHGVRAAERALDSIQEAIHVLAPPPEGAAPTVHE; via the coding sequence GTGCTGGACATCTTGAAGGGTCGGGGCGCGAACGGCTCAAACGGCGAGAAAGTTGGCGAGAAAGTTGGCTTGGGCAGCATCCGCCGGCCGGTCATCGGCCTTGCCCTCGGGGGCGGCGCGGCGCGCGGCTTCGCCCATATCGGCATCATCAGGACCCTGCTCGCCAACGGCATCGTGCCTGACGTCGTGGTCGGCACCTCGATCGGCGCCGTGGTCGGCGGCGCCTATGCGGCCGGCCAGCTCGATACGCTGGAAGAATGGGGGCGCAGCCTGCAAGGCATGCGCAACATCCTCGGCTATCTCGACATCCGCCTCAATGGCTCCGGCCTGATCGGCGGCGAGAAGCTGGCGACCCGGCTCGAGGAAGCCGTCGGCCAGACCCTGATCGAGGACCTCCCGGCCAAATTCGCCAGCGTGGCGACCGAGGTGCGCACCGGCCACGAGATCTGGCTGACGCGCGGCCGCGTGGTCGATGCGATGCGCGCCTCCTATGCGCTGCCGGGCATCTTCTCGCCCGTGCTGATCGGCGACCGCTGGCTGGTCGACGGCGCGCTGGTCAATCCGGTGCCGGTCTCGGCCGCCCGCGCGCTCGGCGCCGAAATCGTCATCGCCGCAAATCTTTCCAGCGACATTTTCACCCATTCCACGACGATCTATTCACACGGCGCGATGCCCACTCCGGTGGCGCCGGTGGCCGAGGAGACGACGACCAAACGGCGTTTCCCGCGGCTGTTCTCGCCCGAGAAGACCATGAAGCGCGAGTTCTTCGGCGGTGGCGGACGCCCCGGCATCTCCTCGGTGATGGTGGATGCGTTCAACATCATGCAGGACCGCATCACCCGCGCCCGCCTCGCCGGCGATCCGCCCGATATGCTGATCACGCCACGGGTCGGCCAGTTCGGCTGGTTCGACTTCCACCGCGCCGAGGATTTGATCGCGCACGGCGTGCGTGCCGCAGAGCGTGCATTGGATTCGATCCAGGAAGCGATCCACGTGCTGGCGCCGCCGCCTGAAGGCGCAGCGCCGACAGTACACGAGTGA
- a CDS encoding putative bifunctional diguanylate cyclase/phosphodiesterase, whose product MSAAKKVSGKPAAEMFDDIPVLQRKWRAALKPGERLPRYEDVMLGSLGRLADHIALLRGDGALELSRSGRYVQKWLGEERWDIAVAELSPDCATALTEAAAIALATGQPHHANAHCVRDGMVRTYDVLALPTASRWGATLVGAYINERGTQYNLLDAIFSATDDAVVSLATLRDASGKAFDLQIVHHNKSAGALLKAATGSLLWRRVGEESTLLAAPEIMDFLLKAVSGDRGEQLEIESDGRHLRLGATAFADVVSLTISDVTALKRRDASFRLLFDNNPMPMWVFDAETKQFLSVNDAAVQHYGYSRATFLRMKLHEIWPEDEWESHAEALERVGDAYHSSRNWRHLRADGSEIEVLTFGRRVAFDDRDGYLVAVVDITERRKAEARIAHMAHHDGLTDLPNREYFQQRLKQALDQAGGKRVGVLYIDLDLFKNINDSFGHPSGDRLLKQVAERLTTAVRGANLAARLGGDEFAVILAADVSPNEASACATLLIDMLKAPYEIDGQEMVIGASIGIALSPGDGTTSEELMRNADMALYRAKSDGGGVHHFFEREMDLQAQRRRDMELDLRRAFANGEFELHYQPLVSIASDRISGFESLLRWRHPDKGMISPAEFIPVAEDIGLITQLGEWVLREACAEAVKWPVDIKVAVNLSPAQFRSRNLVHVVISALAQSGLSPRRLELEITESIFLAETEANLATLHQLRELGVGISMDDFGTGYSSLSYLRSFPFDKIKIDRSFVKDLAQRPDCSAIVRAISGLGRSLNITTTAEGVETEDQLDWLRAEGCNEVQGFLFSAARPAAEIGKLLADFGQRASRAA is encoded by the coding sequence ATGAGTGCCGCGAAGAAAGTGTCGGGAAAACCGGCCGCCGAAATGTTCGATGACATCCCGGTGCTTCAACGCAAATGGCGTGCCGCGTTGAAGCCGGGCGAACGGCTGCCGCGCTACGAGGACGTGATGCTCGGCAGTCTCGGACGGCTCGCCGATCACATCGCGCTGCTCAGGGGTGACGGCGCGCTCGAACTGTCGCGCAGCGGACGTTATGTGCAGAAATGGCTCGGCGAGGAGCGCTGGGACATTGCCGTCGCAGAGCTGTCGCCCGATTGCGCCACGGCGCTGACGGAAGCGGCGGCGATCGCGCTCGCAACGGGGCAGCCACATCATGCCAACGCGCATTGCGTGCGCGACGGCATGGTCAGGACCTACGACGTGCTGGCGCTGCCGACCGCCTCGCGCTGGGGCGCGACGCTGGTCGGCGCCTACATCAACGAGCGCGGCACGCAATACAATCTCCTGGATGCGATTTTCTCCGCGACCGACGACGCGGTGGTCTCGCTGGCGACGCTGCGCGATGCAAGCGGCAAGGCGTTCGATCTCCAGATCGTGCACCACAACAAGAGCGCGGGCGCGCTGCTGAAGGCCGCGACCGGAAGCCTGCTGTGGCGGAGGGTCGGTGAGGAGAGCACGCTGCTGGCCGCACCCGAGATCATGGACTTCCTGCTCAAGGCCGTCTCGGGCGACCGCGGCGAGCAGCTCGAGATCGAGAGCGACGGACGACACCTCCGCCTCGGCGCCACCGCCTTCGCCGACGTGGTCTCACTGACGATCTCCGACGTCACCGCGTTGAAGCGGCGTGACGCCTCGTTCCGCCTGCTGTTCGACAACAACCCGATGCCGATGTGGGTGTTCGACGCCGAGACCAAGCAGTTCCTCAGCGTCAACGACGCCGCGGTCCAGCATTACGGTTACAGCCGCGCCACCTTCCTGCGCATGAAGCTGCACGAGATCTGGCCCGAGGACGAGTGGGAGAGCCACGCCGAGGCGCTCGAGCGCGTCGGCGATGCCTATCATTCCTCGCGCAACTGGCGGCACTTGCGCGCCGACGGCAGCGAAATCGAGGTGCTCACCTTCGGCCGCCGCGTCGCCTTCGATGATCGCGATGGCTATCTGGTCGCGGTGGTCGACATCACCGAGCGGCGCAAGGCCGAGGCGCGGATCGCCCACATGGCCCATCATGACGGGCTCACCGACCTGCCGAACCGCGAATATTTCCAGCAGCGGCTGAAGCAGGCGCTCGACCAGGCCGGCGGAAAGCGGGTCGGCGTGCTCTACATCGATCTCGACTTGTTCAAGAACATCAATGATTCCTTCGGGCATCCATCGGGCGACCGCCTGCTCAAGCAAGTCGCCGAACGTCTGACCACCGCGGTCCGCGGTGCCAATCTCGCGGCCCGGCTCGGTGGCGACGAGTTCGCCGTCATCCTGGCGGCCGACGTCTCGCCGAACGAGGCCAGCGCCTGCGCGACCTTGCTGATCGACATGTTGAAGGCGCCCTATGAGATCGACGGCCAGGAGATGGTGATCGGCGCCAGCATCGGCATCGCGCTGTCACCGGGTGATGGCACAACGTCCGAGGAGTTGATGCGCAACGCCGACATGGCGCTGTACCGGGCCAAGTCCGACGGCGGCGGTGTGCACCATTTCTTCGAGCGCGAGATGGACCTCCAGGCGCAGAGGCGCCGCGACATGGAGCTCGACCTGCGCCGCGCCTTTGCCAATGGCGAGTTCGAGCTGCACTACCAGCCGCTGGTGTCGATCGCCTCCGACCGCATCTCCGGCTTCGAATCGCTCTTGCGCTGGCGGCACCCGGACAAGGGCATGATCTCGCCCGCCGAGTTCATTCCGGTCGCCGAGGACATCGGCCTGATCACCCAGCTCGGCGAATGGGTGCTGCGCGAGGCCTGCGCCGAAGCCGTGAAATGGCCTGTCGACATCAAGGTCGCGGTCAATTTGTCGCCGGCGCAATTCCGCAGCCGCAACCTGGTTCACGTCGTGATCTCGGCCCTGGCGCAGTCCGGCCTGTCGCCGAGGCGGCTCGAACTCGAGATCACCGAGTCGATCTTCCTGGCGGAGACCGAAGCCAACCTCGCCACGCTGCATCAGTTGCGCGAGCTCGGCGTCGGCATCTCCATGGATGATTTCGGCACCGGCTATTCCAGCCTGAGCTACTTGCGCAGCTTCCCCTTCGACAAGATCAAGATCGACCGGTCCTTCGTCAAGGATCTGGCGCAGCGGCCCGATTGCAGCGCGATCGTGCGCGCGATCTCCGGTCTCGGCCGCAGCCTCAACATCACCACCACGGCGGAAGGTGTCGAGACCGAGGATCAGCTCGACTGGCTGCGCGCCGAAGGCTGCAACGAGGTGCAAGGCTTCCTGTTCAGCGCGGCGCGGCCCGCAGCCGAGATCGGAAAGCTGCTCGCCGATTTCGGCCAGCGCGCCTCACGGGCGGCGTAG
- a CDS encoding serine hydrolase domain-containing protein, with amino-acid sequence MRRREFLVGATLLASTMARGRAAETPAPTPDGLDRITAFFDNEVTSGRLPGAVILIQQHGKPVYLKTFGVRDVTTGLAMTPDTIFAIHSMTKPITCLGAMMLIDEGKLALTDPVSKYVPLFADTKVGLEITKPDGKLELDLVPPVRPVNIEDLLRHTSGISYDYIGGKWVEQAYKAADIFEGQFNNREFADRIAKLPLARQPGTLWRYGHSTDVLGSVIEIISGQTLYQFLKARILDPLGMSSTKFALATEDELARMARPLPNDFILLAAERERLDHPEWQSGGGGLLSTTTDYQRFAQMLLNGGEFEGKHYLSPAAFKAMTTDHIGPGSGVGRDYFYFPGDGFGYGYGLAVRTDPGNAKPPPPGSIGELKWDSGSGTYFGVDPKLDMVYLMMQQTQSERGRITPAFKALVYDCYPPPLRRP; translated from the coding sequence ATGAGACGCCGTGAATTTCTGGTCGGGGCTACGCTGCTGGCCAGCACCATGGCGCGAGGCCGCGCCGCCGAGACTCCCGCTCCAACGCCCGATGGCCTCGATCGCATCACGGCATTCTTCGACAACGAGGTGACGAGCGGCCGGCTGCCGGGCGCCGTCATCCTGATCCAGCAGCACGGCAAGCCGGTCTACCTCAAGACGTTCGGCGTGCGCGACGTCACGACCGGCCTTGCCATGACGCCGGACACGATCTTTGCCATCCACTCGATGACCAAGCCGATCACGTGCCTCGGCGCAATGATGCTGATCGACGAGGGTAAGCTCGCGCTCACCGATCCCGTGTCGAAATACGTCCCGCTCTTTGCCGACACCAAGGTGGGCCTTGAGATCACCAAGCCGGACGGCAAGCTGGAGCTCGATCTCGTGCCGCCGGTCCGTCCCGTCAACATCGAGGATCTGCTGCGGCACACCTCGGGCATCAGCTACGATTATATCGGCGGCAAATGGGTCGAGCAGGCCTACAAGGCTGCCGATATCTTCGAAGGTCAGTTCAACAACAGGGAATTCGCCGACCGCATCGCGAAGCTGCCGCTGGCGCGGCAGCCGGGAACGTTGTGGCGCTACGGTCATTCCACCGACGTGCTCGGCAGCGTCATCGAAATCATCTCGGGCCAGACGCTGTACCAATTCCTGAAAGCACGCATCTTGGATCCGCTCGGCATGAGCAGCACCAAATTCGCGCTGGCGACGGAGGACGAACTGGCGCGGATGGCGCGGCCGCTGCCGAACGATTTCATCCTGCTCGCCGCCGAGCGCGAGCGCCTCGACCATCCCGAATGGCAGTCGGGCGGCGGCGGGCTGCTCTCGACCACCACCGATTATCAGCGCTTCGCGCAGATGTTGCTCAACGGCGGCGAGTTCGAGGGCAAGCATTATCTGAGCCCTGCTGCGTTCAAGGCCATGACGACCGATCACATCGGGCCCGGATCCGGCGTCGGACGCGACTATTTCTATTTCCCCGGCGACGGTTTTGGCTATGGCTACGGCCTTGCGGTGCGCACCGATCCCGGCAACGCGAAACCGCCGCCGCCTGGTTCGATCGGCGAGTTGAAATGGGACAGCGGCAGCGGCACCTATTTCGGCGTCGATCCCAAGCTCGACATGGTCTACCTCATGATGCAACAGACTCAGAGCGAGCGCGGCCGCATCACGCCGGCGTTCAAAGCGCTGGTCTACGATTGCTACCCGCCTCCGCTACGCCGCCCGTGA
- a CDS encoding nitroreductase family protein has product MRDAIELLKTRRSVKPREMTGPGPSAAELETILTIGARVPDHGKLTPWRFIIFEGDARQRAGEVIAKVFARKNPGAPAADVETERKRLTDAPLVIGIVSFTKPHPKVPAFEQELSAGASAMNIVTAATALGYGACWLTGWFAFDRDVLDGLGLKPDEKLAGFVHIGTPTKPSEDRPRPFLSEIVTRF; this is encoded by the coding sequence GTGCGAGATGCCATCGAACTCCTGAAGACCCGCCGCTCGGTCAAGCCGCGCGAGATGACCGGGCCCGGCCCCTCCGCAGCCGAGCTCGAGACCATCCTCACCATCGGCGCGCGCGTGCCCGACCATGGCAAGCTGACGCCCTGGCGTTTCATCATTTTCGAGGGCGATGCCCGCCAGCGCGCCGGCGAGGTGATCGCAAAAGTCTTCGCCCGGAAGAACCCAGGCGCACCTGCCGCCGACGTCGAGACCGAGCGCAAGCGCCTCACCGACGCGCCGCTCGTGATCGGCATCGTCAGCTTCACCAAGCCACATCCGAAGGTGCCGGCCTTCGAGCAGGAATTGTCGGCCGGCGCCAGCGCCATGAACATCGTCACGGCCGCAACCGCCCTCGGCTACGGCGCCTGCTGGCTGACCGGCTGGTTCGCCTTCGATCGCGACGTGCTTGACGGCCTCGGCCTCAAGCCGGACGAAAAGCTCGCCGGCTTCGTCCACATCGGCACGCCGACCAAGCCGAGCGAAGACCGTCCGCGACCGTTCCTTTCGGAAATCGTGACGCGTTTTTAA
- the thrS gene encoding threonine--tRNA ligase, with the protein MTDQPKSESGFQYSLSNLKPVSPAPKVTLTFPDGAQRQFDKGITGLDIAKGISPSLAKRTVAMALDGALADLNDPIEADAKIELVNREDPRALELIRHDCAHVLAEAVQSLWPGTQVTIGPVIENGFYYDFFRNEPFTPEDFAAIEKKMREIIARDKPFTKEVWDREKTKQVFRDKGEAFKVELVDAIPGNEPIKIYYQGDWFDLCRGPHMTSTGKVGNAFKLMKVAGAYWRGDSNNPMLTRIYGTAFAKQEDLDAYLKQIEEAEKRDHRKLGRELDLFHFQEEGPGVVFWHPKGWTIFQQLIAYMRRRLTGDYSEVNAPQILDKVLWETSGHWGWYRENMFAAQSAGDEAEDKRWFALKPMNCPGHVQIFKHGLKSYRDLPLRLAEFGVVHRYEPSGAMHGLMRVRGFTQDDAHIFCTEDQLAEECLKINDLILSTYADFGFTGDLTVKLSTRPEKRVGTDAMWDHAERVMATVLREIQSQNNHIKTEINPGEGAFYGPKFEYVLRDAIGRDWQCGTTQVDFNLPERFGAFYIDHDGGKKPPVMVHRAICGSMERYIGILIEHYAGSFPLWLSPVQVVVTTITSEADEYAKQVVEQARRAGLRVEIDLRNEKINYKVREHSLAKIPALLVVGKKEAETHSVSVRRLGSDGQKVMTTQEAIAALLDEATPPDVQRARGAV; encoded by the coding sequence ATGACCGACCAGCCAAAATCCGAATCCGGATTCCAGTACAGCCTCTCCAATCTGAAGCCCGTGTCTCCCGCCCCCAAGGTCACCCTCACCTTCCCAGACGGCGCCCAGCGCCAGTTCGACAAGGGCATCACCGGCCTCGATATCGCCAAGGGCATCTCGCCGTCGCTCGCCAAGCGCACGGTCGCGATGGCGCTCGACGGCGCGCTCGCCGATCTCAATGACCCGATCGAGGCCGATGCGAAGATCGAGCTCGTCAACCGCGAGGATCCCCGCGCGCTCGAGCTGATCCGTCACGACTGCGCGCACGTGCTGGCCGAAGCCGTGCAATCGCTGTGGCCGGGCACCCAGGTCACCATCGGCCCGGTGATCGAGAACGGCTTCTACTACGACTTCTTCCGCAACGAGCCGTTCACCCCGGAAGATTTTGCCGCGATCGAGAAAAAGATGCGCGAGATCATCGCGCGCGACAAACCTTTCACCAAAGAGGTTTGGGATCGCGAAAAGACCAAACAGGTGTTCCGCGACAAGGGCGAAGCCTTCAAGGTCGAGCTGGTCGACGCTATTCCCGGCAACGAGCCGATCAAGATCTACTACCAGGGCGACTGGTTCGATCTCTGCCGCGGCCCGCACATGACCTCGACCGGCAAGGTCGGCAATGCCTTCAAGCTGATGAAGGTGGCCGGCGCCTATTGGCGCGGTGACAGCAACAACCCGATGCTGACCCGCATCTACGGCACCGCCTTCGCCAAGCAGGAGGACCTCGACGCCTACCTCAAGCAGATCGAGGAAGCCGAGAAGCGCGACCATCGCAAGCTCGGACGCGAGCTCGACCTCTTCCACTTCCAGGAGGAAGGTCCAGGCGTCGTGTTCTGGCACCCGAAGGGCTGGACCATCTTCCAGCAGCTCATCGCCTATATGCGGCGGCGCCTCACCGGCGACTACAGCGAGGTCAACGCGCCGCAGATCCTCGACAAGGTGCTGTGGGAGACTTCGGGCCATTGGGGCTGGTATCGCGAGAACATGTTCGCGGCGCAGTCGGCCGGCGACGAGGCCGAGGACAAGCGCTGGTTTGCGCTCAAGCCCATGAACTGCCCCGGTCACGTGCAGATCTTCAAGCACGGCCTGAAAAGCTATCGCGATCTGCCGTTGCGCCTCGCCGAGTTCGGCGTGGTGCATCGTTATGAGCCCTCCGGGGCCATGCACGGGCTGATGCGCGTGCGCGGCTTCACCCAGGACGACGCACACATCTTCTGCACCGAGGATCAGCTCGCCGAGGAATGCCTGAAGATCAACGACCTGATCCTGTCGACTTACGCCGACTTCGGCTTCACCGGCGATCTCACCGTGAAGCTGTCGACCCGGCCGGAGAAACGCGTCGGGACCGACGCGATGTGGGATCACGCCGAGCGGGTGATGGCGACCGTGCTGCGCGAGATTCAGTCGCAGAACAATCACATCAAGACCGAGATCAATCCGGGCGAAGGCGCCTTCTACGGCCCGAAGTTCGAATATGTGCTGCGCGACGCCATCGGCCGCGACTGGCAGTGCGGCACCACGCAGGTCGACTTCAACCTGCCGGAGCGGTTCGGCGCGTTCTACATCGACCATGACGGCGGCAAGAAACCGCCGGTGATGGTGCACCGCGCGATCTGTGGCTCGATGGAGCGCTACATCGGCATCCTGATCGAGCACTATGCCGGCAGCTTCCCGCTCTGGCTCTCCCCGGTGCAGGTCGTGGTCACCACCATCACCTCGGAGGCCGACGAATACGCCAAGCAGGTCGTCGAGCAGGCGCGGCGCGCGGGCCTTCGGGTCGAAATCGACCTGCGGAACGAAAAGATCAACTACAAGGTCCGCGAGCACTCGCTGGCCAAGATCCCGGCGCTGCTCGTGGTCGGCAAGAAGGAAGCCGAGACGCATTCGGTCTCGGTCCGCCGGCTCGGCAGCGACGGCCAGAAGGTGATGACGACGCAGGAGGCGATCGCCGCCCTCCTCGACGAGGCGACCCCGCCGGACGTGCAGCGGGCGCGTGGCGCCGTCTGA